The following are encoded together in the Hoplias malabaricus isolate fHopMal1 chromosome 3, fHopMal1.hap1, whole genome shotgun sequence genome:
- the mki67 gene encoding proliferation marker protein Ki-67: MPLLGKIVVIKRNGADGTEFPLTASCLFGRKLDCDIRIQLPQVSKEHCRIEQNENKELILTNLSSVNPTRINGDILQQSERLKHGDLITIIDRSFRFEYPPPPTPKKKRLSTSAKGEAIKVLQDQQVRSTPGSTEKKKLEHSDTCLKDGSNLLPSGDQSFEATKGDNKEADTTMSPFTELYQMVKRDLASKSPWKAAVHPKSPLARPQLDKEEPKKILASHSDLPSETNTAVTPKSAKKNRRSSDVKAGDCSSSAATESTATAGPVENPPTEVQEVTSATQNTPMKQKRRSSGPMTPSMEVNATPMSQKKTPQMKSQKFNADEVAQQILTVDSNAENTQKSPKSRRSRGSQPQSPAVTPKSQTTPQTSSGSNTPIVNQSLTPTREAEESERKQTPRTSPRTNAGKRFQVQDVLSEILSSASNKASGIKHKYDDLPKPVPKRKRVSFGGQLSPELFDKRLPPNSPLRRGATPGRRSLGFSQKSQSLLRRASTIGLMGFQLDETVPESPSKNASPKRASTPGKSPKDSPAKKSPSPKAKTPSPKNKTSTQCSSPTTPKTPASGKRISNVSVKTPSPRNGSLIQTPTTQGRFSITRITTPSPDREGEETKVDSASVFEVPEEYVTPKRSSRRISMKASARKTPKSALKCAFEVMRSRRSGASRANFKVISSWADVVKFGQVKPQGVCGTKKIIPKNKAPKRTKVAKPKTPARRVKNETGTGHADSPATIVIGKAYLRSAQPVGAAPKIVPNIALFKKDMKMDEDLSGVADIFKTPANSKQKNTNNNEYSKTPLGASVSTLTEEMSVMNTPEESGEMIVSPMSVASTAKRGHYNSEAVKRLLQDSQEVSLIEEDSPQVEGTDNLANENNSDIQMSTEPQVMVQTAQQEREPLECLTGVKKLMRTPKQRSEPVDDLRGKLLKTPKEPKSIQEENFEGVRELLKTPKQRGTPVDDMAGLKKIMKTPKVRNSPVVCAVALKKLLNTPKEKIELEEDLTGVKQLMRTPKVKGQPVENAFGVQRLMKTPKQKCEYVEEDLTGVKQIMKTPKQKSKPVEEDLTGIKQMLKTPKQKNKHVEEDLTGIQQLMKTPKQESKPVEEDLTEIKQIKNTPKEKNYPVEKDLIKVKQMQTPKPKSKPAVEEDLAGIKQTTKTPKEKGKPVEEDLTGIKKMMKTPKQKKQAVEEDLTGIQQLMKTPKQKSKLVEDLTGIKRLLQTPKIKDKGEPVENDFGLSRLMKSPQQGEGEVVENFTELEEPVVGPVSKSTLHVAKITEQDMSESAEVQEPLTSVAFEDLTTESDLVPGAYEEFENKENICPVEDMKNETEATVVIQTIAQEERESNSVNISSYEVGRNAQEHPAQESEDTTPSLPVSKEADKPEELSSAQKSHINPTFNAVAEMEEEITVVKADPTLSVPVKGRRGKMVTEEVVAMASPLRKSARGRVPKQQFDEKEANNTQSLKISQDVEETECLPVMVKPKRGRKAEQNKVDPETKEAPAEVEVSLKSPAPATKGKRGHKCKQESEKSLVTSAPEQPQENMSEAVVEKEDATPQKGELEPGVQVDADTEITEPSAEFDILKSPPPATKGKRGRKRKQESDNSSVILASQEPQKLDMSEDAVEKGDAAAQTVNPEPVSQIVLNLKSPAPVTKGKRGRKCKKESENPVVVLALQEPEPMNMPESVVDKEDTAPEKAELESSAETDAPVKANARTRRGRLAKKDSEKTTKVQETEPTLSAESDLTSSTALEVTDEQTQIPVVKLGRGRRAKPGTMKDAPVVDEPKADVGPVVVESEEKAILPVVKSGRGTKSKCLKPDASKVVDDQPSVEETSVTVTETVVKNVRSGQRTKQPKAVPVSQENAEEKTVKHDAAEESEAPIKSIRGRRAAVIMDEPEGPLRRGRRAAPEVPPPVMKPSRGRKGAVKAEQEAPKASVSQANPESNECGGAEDELPVKRGRYAKAKVTTKDSSVNKAEDPAAVEKADSERNASNKAVNWKSDLVTWKNIEVEEVQPQQKSKKKALAKASTEDASVSDTKQAVNTPAKIRKGRSAKKQDDPHAEESETAAEEEPEELKSRKQTEPAAKSSGEDSSVLETKQSKNPPAKGRKGTVSKKQEQAPADENAPIVRRGRAGVSLISKPEVVPTGPKRGTKRKELEVADEMGTVESLPKRRKGKADTSEAPTEVATASKGRRAATKAAAEVVQTEPEQSEHISKNDDKPVRGKRKAAQEVDSVLPQCEDPASEVSTRRGTRGQKKNEPDTASAPVRRTRRK, translated from the exons AGATGGGACAGAGTTTCCTCTTACAGCATCCTGCCTGTTTGGAAG GAAGCTGGATTGTGATATCCGAATTCAGCTGCCACAAGTGTCCAAAGAGCACTGTAGAATTGAGCAGAATGAAAATAAAGAG CTCATTTTGACAAACTTGAGCTCTGTGAACCCAACTCGCATCAACGGAGATATTCTGCAGCAATCTGAACGTTTGAAACATGGAGATCTAATCACAATTATTGATCGTTCTTTTAG GTTTGAGTACCCACCTCCACCAACTCCAAAGAAAAAGAGATTGTCCACATCTGCGAAAGGAGAAGCCATCAAG GTGTTGCAAGACCAACAGGTGAGAAGCACACCTGGatcaacagaaaaaaagaagctAGAGCATTCAG ACACGTGTTTGAAAGATGGATCCAACTTGCTGCCCTCTGGCGACCAGAGCTTTGAGGCTACAAAAGGAGATAACAAAGAAGCAGACACAACCATGTCTCCTTTCACTGAGCTCTATCAAATGGTCAAGCGAGATCTGGCCTCCAAATCACCTTGGAAAGCTGCAGTTCATCCCAAATCACCTCTTGCAAGACCTCAGCTTGACAAAGAGGAACCAAAGAAGATTTTGGCCTCCCATTCAGATTTACCCAGCGAGACTAACACAGCTGTGACTCCCAAATCAGCTAAGAAGAATCGAAGGTCATCAGATGTCAAGGCTGGGGACTGCAGTTCATCTGCTGCAACTGAAAGCACTGCCACTGCAGGTCCAGTGGAGAACCCTCCTACAGAAGTACAAGAAGTCACATCAGCGACTCAAAATACTCCCATGAAACAGAAGAGACGTTCCTCTGGACCCATGACACCATCAATGGAGGTTAACGCTACGCCTATGTCTCAGAAGAAAACCCCTCAAATGAAATCACAGAAATTCAATGCTGAtgaggtggcgcagcagatccTGACTGTGGATTCAAATGCTGAGAACACTCAGAAGTCCCCAAAAAGCAGAAGAAGTAGGGGTTCCCAGCCACAGAGCCCAGCCGTGACACCTAAAAGCCAGACAACTCCTCAGACTTCCTCAGGCTCAAATACTCCCATCGTGAACCAGTCCCTGACACCAACCAGAGAGGCAGAAGAATCTGAGCGAAAGCAGACTCCCAGGACATCTCCAAGAACAAATGCAGGCAAAAGGTTCCAGGTCCAAGACGTGTTGAGTGAAATTTTGTCAAGTGCCTCTAATAAAG CCTCTGGGATTAAGCATAAGTATGATGATTTGCCCAAGCCTGTGCCAAAGAGGAAGCGGGTGTCATTTGGTGGCCAGCTGAGTCCTGAACTGTTTGACAAACGTTTACCTCCCAACTCCCCTCTTCGTCGAGGGGCAACACCTGGAAGACGCAGCCTGGGTTTCTCTCAGAAATCCCAGTCCCTCCTCAGACGAGCATCCACAATTGGCCTAATG GGTTTCCAGCTTGATGAGACCGTTCCAGAGAGCCCATCTAAGAATGCTTCTCCTAAACGGGCATCTACTCCTGGAAAGAGTCCTAAAGATTCCCCAGCAAAGAAGTCCCCTAGCCCTAAGGCTAAAACACCATCTCCAAAAAATAAGACCTCTACACAATGCTCAAGTCCTACAACTCCCAAGACCCCTGCATCTGGTAAAAGGATATCAAATGTCTCAGTTAAGACCCCTTCACCAAGAAATGGGTCGCTGATTCAAACGCCTACAACACAGGGCCGATTTTCAATCACACGGATCACCACACCGTCACCtgatagagagggagaagaaACAAAAGTAGATTCTGCCTCTGTCTTTGAGGTCCCTGAGGAGTATGTGACTCCAAAGAGGTCTTCGAGACGGATCAGCATGAAGGCCTCTGCTCGGAAGACCCCTAAAAGTGCACTCAAGTGTGCATTTGAGGTTATGCGTTCAAGGCGCAGTGGTGCTTCACGCGCTAATTTTAAAG TTATCAGTTCCTGGGCTGATGTTGTGAAGTTTGGCCAGGTCAAACCTCAAGGGGTATGTGGCACTAAGAAAATCATTCCCAAGAACAAAGCACCCAAGCGGACTAAAGTGGCCAAACCCAAG ACCCCTGCACGAAGAGTAAAAAATGAAACTGGCACTGGACATGCAGACTCTCCTGCCACAATAGTCATAGGCAAGGCCTACCTGAGATCTGCTCAGCCTGTTGGTGCAGCACCTAAAATAGTCCCCAACATTGCACTGTTCAAGAAGGATATGAAAATGGATGAAGATCTTTCAG gtgtTGCTGATATATTTAAGACACCAGCTAACAGCAAACAGAAGAATACTAATAATAACGAATATTCAAAGACTCCTCTTGGTGCTTCTGTTAGCACTCTGACAGAAGAAATGTCAGTAATGAACACACCTGAGGAATCTG GTGAAATGATTGTGTCTCCCATGAGTGTTGCTTCGACTGCCAAACGTGGTCATTACAACAGTGAAGCTGTAAAACGATTACTCCAGGACAGCCAGGAAGTTAGTTTAATTGAGGAAGACAGTCCTCAAGTGGAAGGGACTGATAACCTTGCAAATGAAAATAATTCAGATATACAGATGTCCACAGAGCCTCAAGTAATGGTCCAAACTGCACAGCAGGAACGAGAACCATTGGAATGCCTTACAGGTGTCAAGAAACTCATGAGAACACCTAAACAGAGGTCTGAGCCTGTAGACGATCTGAGAGGCAAGCTACTCAAAACACCCAAGGAGCCAAAATCAATCCAGGAGGAGAATTTTGAAGGTGTTAGAGAACTACTTAAGACTCCAAAACAAAGGGGAACTCCTGTAGATGACATGGCTGGgctaaaaaaaattatgaagaCTCCAAAAGTGAGGAACAGCCCGGTGGTGTGTGCTGTTGCCCTGAAGAAACTCCTGAATACACCCAAGGAAAAGATTGAGCTAGAGGAGGACCTTACTGGAGTGAAACAGTTAATGAGGACCCCTAAAGTAAAGGGACAGCCAGTAGAAAATGCATTTGGAGTGCAAAGATTGATGAAGACTCCTAAGCAGAAGTGTGAGTATGTCGAGGAAGATCTGACAGGAGTTAAACAGATAATGAAGACTCCTAAACAAAAAAGCAAACCTGTTGAAGAAGACCTGACAGGAATTAAACAGATGTTGAAGACccccaaacaaaaaaacaaacatgttgaGGAAGACCTGACTGGCATCCAGCAGTTGATGAAGACTCCCAAACAAGAAAGCAAACctgttgaagaagatctgacagaaataaagcaaataaaGAATACtcccaaagaaaaaaattacCCTGTAGAGAAAGATCTAATAAAAGTTAAGCAGATGCAGACTCCAAAACCAAAAAGCAAACCTGCTGTTGAGGAAGACCTGGCAGGAATCAAACAGACGACGAAGACTCCCAAAGAAAAAGGTAAACCTGTAGAGGAAGACCTGACAGGAATCAAAAAGATGATGAAGactccaaaacaaaaaaaacaagctgtAGAGGAAGATCTAACAGGTATACAGCAATTAATGAAGACTCCTAAACAGAAAAGTAAGCTGGTTGAGGATTTGACTGGGATAAAGAGGTTGCTTCAGACACCCAAAATAAAGGACAAAGGAGAGCCTGTTGAAAATGATTTTGGATTAAGCAGATTGATGAAAAGCCCACAACAGGGAGAAGGTGAAGTGGTGGAGAATTTCACTGAGCTTGAAGAGCCTGTTGTTGGACCAGTGAGCAAGTCAACCCTTCATGTTGCTAAAATTACAGAGCAGGACATGAGTGAATCAGCTGAG gtgcaAGAACCTTTGACTTCTGTGGCATTTGAAGATTTAACCACTGAAAGTGACCTGGTGCCAG GTGCTTATGAAGAAtttgaaaacaaagaaaatatttgccCAGTTGAGGACATGAAAAATGAAACTGAAGCAACTGTTGTAATCCAGACCATTGcacaggaggagagagagtcCAACTCAGTTAATATATCCAGTTATGAAGTGGGGAGAAATGCCCAAGAACATCCTGCCCAGGAGTCTGAAGACACAACTCCATCTTTGCCTGTTTCTAAGGAAGCAGACAAACCAGAAGAGTTATCTTCTGCACAGAAGTCACACATAAATCCAACATTTAATGCAGTGGCAGAAATGGAAGAGGAAATCACTGTAGTGAAGGCTGATCCTACACTGTCTGTCCCTGTGAAAGGGAGAAGAGGTAAAATGGTCACTGAAGAGGTTGTCGCTATGGCAAGTCCTCTTAGAAAATCTGCCAGAGGGAGAGTTCCCAAGCAACAATTTGATGAAAAGGAAGCAAACAATACGCAGTCTTTGAAAATATCTCAAGATGTTGAAGAAACTGAATGTCTTCCTGTCATGGTTAAACCAAAGAGAGGAAGGAAAGCTGAACAAAATAAGGTTGATCCAGAAACTAAGGAAGCTCCAGCAGAGGTAGAAGTGTCCTTGAAATCACCAGCTCCTGCTACAAAAGGTAAAAGGGGACATAAATGTAAACAAGAATCTGAGAAGTCATTGGTCACCAGTGCTCCAGAGCAGCCTCAGGAGAATATGTCTGAAGCAGTAGTTGAGAAGGAAGATGCTACACCACAAAAAGGTGAACTTGAGCCTGGTGTGCAAGTAGATGCTGATACAGAAATTACAGAACCTTCTGCAGAGTTTGATATCTTGAAATCACCTCCCCCTGCTACAAAAGGCAAAAGGGGACGTAAACGTAAACAAGAATCAGATAATTCATCAGTCATCCTTGCTTCACAAGAGCCTCAGAAGTTGGACATGTCAGAAGATGCAGTTGAGAAGGGAGATGCTGCAGCACAGACGGTTAATCCTGAGCCAGTTTCGCAAATAGTCTTGAACTTGAAGTCACCAGCCCCTGTTACAAAAGGTAAAAGGGGAcgtaaatgtaaaaaagaatCAGAGAATCCAGTGGTCGTCCTTGCTTTACAAGAGCCTGAACCAATGAATATGCCTGAATCTGTAGTTGACAAGGAAGATACTGCACCAGAGAAGGCTGAACTTGAAAGTTCTGCAGAGACAGATGCTCCTGTTAAGGCTAATGCAAGAACAAGAAGGGGTAGACTAGCAAAGAAGGACAGCGAGAAAACCACAAAAGTTCAGGAGACTGAACCCACTTTAAGTGCTGAGTCAGATCTTACAAGCTCTACTGCTTTAGAGGTAACTGATGAACAAACACAGATACCTGTGGTGAAGCTTGGACGTGGAAGGAGGGCAAAACCAGGGACTATGAAAGATGCGCCTGTGGTTGATGAGCCGAAGGCAGATGTTGGGCCTGTGGTGGTGGAGTCTGAGGAGAAAGCAATACTGCCTGTGGTTAAGTCTGGCCGAGGGACAAAGTCCAAATGTTTGAAGCCTGACGCAAGTAAGGTTGTTGATGACCAACCTTCTGTTGAAGAAACCAGTGTGACAGTCACAGAAACTGTCGTGAAAAATGTCAGAAGTGGCCAGAGGACAAAGCAGCCAAAAGCAGTTCCAGTGTCACAAGAAAATGCTGAAGAAAAGACTGTTAAACATGATGCTGCAGAAGAGTCTGAAGCCCCAATTAAATCCATTCGAGGGAGAAGGGCAGCTGTTATCATGGATGAACCTGAAGGTCCTCTGAGAAGGGGACGCCGGGCTGCTCCTGAGGTGCCTCCTCCAGTTATGAAGCCTAGTCGTGGCAGAAAAGGTGCTGTGAAAGCAGAGCAAGAAGCACCAAAAGCTTCAGTTTCCCAGGCAAATCCTGAAAGCAACGAGTGTGGTGGAGCTGAAGATGAGTTGCCAGTTAAAAGAGGAAGATATGCTAAAGCAAAGGTTACAACCAAAGATAGTTCTGTTAATAAAGCTGAAGATCCAGCAGCAGTTGAAAAAGCTGACAGTGAAAGGAATGCCTCCAATAAAGCTGTCAACTGGAAGTCTGATCTAGTGACCTGGAAGAACATTGAAGTTGAAGAAGTCCAGCCTCAGCAGAAGTCTAAAAAGAAAGCTCTTGCTAAAGCTTCTACTGAAGATGCTTCTGTCTCTGACACTAAGCAGGCTGTAAACACACCAGCTAAAATTCGTAAAGGGAGGTCTGCAAAGAAACAAGATGATCCCCATGCAGAGGAGTCTGAGACAGCTGCTGAGGAAGAACCTGAAGAGCTAAAGTCTAGAAAGCAAACTGAACCTGCAGCCAAGTCTTCAGGTGAAGATAGCTCAGTCCTTGAGACCAAGCAGTCTAAAAATCCACCAGCCAAAGGCCGCAAAGGGACAGTGTCAAAGAAACAAGAGCAAGCACCTGCTGATGAAAATGCTCCAATTGTCAGAAGAGGAAGAGCAGGAGTGTCTTTAATTTCCAAACCAGAAGTAGTGCCAACTGGTCCAAAAAGGGGAACAAAAAGGAAGGAGCTGGAGGTTGCTGATGAAATGGGGACTGTGGAGTCCTTACCAAAGAGGAGGAAGGGCAAAGCAGACACTTCTGAAGCTCCAACTGAAGTGGCTACGGCTAGTAAAGGAAGAAGGGCAGCAACAAAGGCAGCAGCAGAAGTAGTTCAAACTGAGCCAGAGCAGAGTGAACACATTTCTAAAAATGATGACAAACCAGTAAGGGGAAAGAGAAAAGCAGCTCAGGAAGTGGATTCTGTCCTTCCACAGTGTGAGGATCCAGCCTCAG AGGTCAGCACTCGACGAGGAACCAGAggtcagaaaaaaaatgaaccGGACACCGCTTCAGCTCCAGTTAGACGAACAAGACGAAAATAA
- the tut1 gene encoding speckle targeted PIP5K1A-regulated poly(A) polymerase isoform X1, which yields MECEGDVQSSAKGFYCKLCDINAPNKLSLQEHLKGKKHQHLCRLRAKRKAQAENSIFVSGFKPDTSRTELAEYFQQYGPVSEVIMDKEKGVYAIVEFSETAGTQSALAQLEHRMDGLKIRVKPRERKDFALASKEKHDTKRPHISLEKLNYEICQAASVNEQMLKVVESFQLSENDQKARELLVQLLQEVFTEFLPDCQIVPFGSSVNTFGVHSCDLDLVLDLEHTKAVQTQGKKSEQTGENQSEDGRSEDSMLSDIDLATASPAEVLELVTAILLKCVPGVHKVQSLSTARLPVVKFSYRELSLQGDITINNRLAVRNTRFLQLVSGLDSRVRPLVYTVRFWAKQKQLAGNPFGGGPLLNNYALTLLVIFYLQNVNPPVLPSVEQLKNLACEEEQCVIDGWDCSFPSLPLRVPTSKNTEDLCALLFGFFTFYSKFDFPGSVVSLREGRALPITDFLGRDEAMTDTPEGSDQKQKQITGPKLGPVNILDPFDLHHNVAGNVSERTHRNFHRECCEAEKYCRSQQYHHKSAKGKSWGLVRLFAPHDGGSQSKDGKEKTLDISIPFRASILSESLRKELGSAGDAFRLHWFGKLCTAVETVFKDVLKCTPAEEPANNQHQTKSGKDEEEEVNNNKSPTTTGQQVTTHSGVKRPLPVEESPSSSSSPQGKRQRLDPCAQHPDKSHWSLAQRHQVWAGRRKVRRDLLKKSEESAEPEGSCSSIESRVTQCIIEKEADPRDLLEFRVDAAVVGGGESTKAVLKFSSTNDLTGHFQDFFHFLESFLPKMVDTLLAKLQ from the exons ATGGAGTGTGAGGGTGATGTTCAGAGCTCAGCGAAGGGCTTCTACTGTAAACTCTGCGATATTAACGCCCCCAACA AATTGAGTCTCCAAGAACATTTGAAAGGGAAGAAGCACCAGCACCTTTGCAGACTGAGAGCCAAGAGGAAGGCCCAGGCAGAGAACAGCATCTTCGTCAGCGGCTTTAAACCAGACACGTCCAGGACAGAGCTAGCTGAGTACTTCCAGCAATATGGACCAGTGTCTGAGGTCATTATGGACAAGGAGAAG ggtgtgtatGCTATAGTAGAGTTCAGCGAGACGGCGGGCACACAGTCTGCCCTGGCTCAGCTGGAGCACAGAATGGATGGACTCAAGATTCGAGTGAAGCCCAGGGAGCGGAAGGATTTCGCGCTGGCCAGCAAGGAGAAACATGACACCAAGAGACCGCACATCAGCCTGGAGAAGCTCAACTACGAAATATGTCAAGCTGCATCT gTCAATGAGCAGATGCTGAAAGTGGTTGAGAGTTTCCAGCTGAGTGAAAATGACCAGAAAGCCAGAGAGCTCCTGGTTCAGCTGCTGCAGGAAGTCTTCACAGAGTTCCTGCCAG ATTGCCAGATCGTACCTTTTGGCTCCTCTGTGAACACGTTTGGCGTCCATTCATGTGACCTTGATCTTGTTTTGGACCTGGAACACACCAAAGCCGTCCAAACACAAGGAAAGAAATCTGAGCAG ACAGGAGAAAATCAGTCTGAGGACGGTCGTTCAGAAGACTCCATGCTCTCAGACATTGACCTAGCCACGGCGTCCCCAGCCGAAGTGCTGGAACTGGTCACGGCCATTCTGCTGAAGTGTGTGCCAGGGGTTCACAAAGTCCAGTCACTGAGCACTGCTCGGCTTCCAGTGGTTAAGTTCAGTTACCGGGAGCTCAGTCTACAGGGGGATATCACCATCAACAACAG ACTGGCGGTCAGAAACACCCGATTCCTGCAGCTTGTTTCTGGGCTGGACTCTAGAGTGCGACCTCTGGTCTACACAGTGCGATTCTGGGCCAAACAGAAACAGCTAGCAG GGAATCCATTTGGCGGTGGGCCATTGTTGAACAACTATGCACTGACCCTATTGGTCATATTCTACCTGCAGAATGTAAACCCACCTGTACTGCCCTCTGTGGAGCAACTGAAGAACCTCGCAT GTGAGGAGGAGCAGTGTGTTATTGATGGTTGGGACTGCAGCTTTCCCAGTCTGCCGCTCCGCGTCCCAACAAGTAAAAACACAGAGGATCTCT GCGCTTTGCTTTTTGGTTTCTTTACCTTCTACTCCAAGTTTGACTTCCCTGGGTCAGTGGTCTCGCTGAGAGAGGGTCGTGCCCTGCCCATCACAGACTTTCTTGGTAGAGACGAGGCAATGACAGACACTCCTGAGGGCTCTGaccaaaaacagaaacaaattaCCGGTCCCAAACTGGGCCCTGTAAACATCCTGGACCCGTTCGACCTTCACCACAACGTGGCAGGGAACGTGAGTGAACGGACACACAGAAACTTCCACAGGGAGTGCTGCGAGGCTGAGAAGTACTGCCGCAGCCAGCAGTATCACCACAAGTCTGCCAAGGGCAAGTCTTGGGGCTTGGTACGGTTGTTTGCCCCTCATGATGGTGGTTCTCAGTCAAAGGATGGTAAGGAAAAGACCCTTGACATCAGCATCCCATTCCGTGCCTCGATTCTATCTGAATCCTTGCGCAAGGAACTGGGCTCAGCCGGGGATGCCTTCCGGCTCCATTGGTTCGGGAAGCTGTGCACCGCTGTGGAGACTGTGTTTAAAGACGTTCTGAAATGTACACCAGCGGAAGAACCTGCCAACAACCAGCATCAAACCAAATCTGgaaaagatgaagaagaagaagtgaaCAATAACAAGAGTCCTACAACTACAGGACAACAAGTGACAACCCACTCTGGTGTAAAGCGACCCTTGCCCGTTGAGGAAAGtccatcctcctcttcctcaccaCAGGGAAAGAGGCAAAGGCTGGACCCTTGTGCCCAGCACCCAGACAAATCTCACTGGAGCTTGGCTCAAAGACACCAGGTGTGGGCCGGCCGAAGGAAGGTCCGGAGGGATTTGCTGAAAAAGAGTGAAGAGTCCGCTGAGCCAGAAGGGAGCTGCAGCAGCATCGAAAGCAGGGTGACACAGTGCATCATAGAGAAAGAGGCGGATCCCAGGGACCTGCTGGAGTTCAGGGTGGACGCTGCAGTGGTGGGTGGGGGAGAAAGCACGAAGGCGGTGCTCAAGTTCAGTTCAACAAATGACCTCACGGGGCATTTCCAAGACTTTTTCCACTTCCTTGAATCTTTTCTGCCTAAAATGGTGGACACGTTGCTAGCGAAGCTACaatga
- the tut1 gene encoding speckle targeted PIP5K1A-regulated poly(A) polymerase isoform X2, producing MDGLKIRVKPRERKDFALASKEKHDTKRPHISLEKLNYEICQAASVNEQMLKVVESFQLSENDQKARELLVQLLQEVFTEFLPDCQIVPFGSSVNTFGVHSCDLDLVLDLEHTKAVQTQGKKSEQTGENQSEDGRSEDSMLSDIDLATASPAEVLELVTAILLKCVPGVHKVQSLSTARLPVVKFSYRELSLQGDITINNRLAVRNTRFLQLVSGLDSRVRPLVYTVRFWAKQKQLAGNPFGGGPLLNNYALTLLVIFYLQNVNPPVLPSVEQLKNLACEEEQCVIDGWDCSFPSLPLRVPTSKNTEDLCALLFGFFTFYSKFDFPGSVVSLREGRALPITDFLGRDEAMTDTPEGSDQKQKQITGPKLGPVNILDPFDLHHNVAGNVSERTHRNFHRECCEAEKYCRSQQYHHKSAKGKSWGLVRLFAPHDGGSQSKDGKEKTLDISIPFRASILSESLRKELGSAGDAFRLHWFGKLCTAVETVFKDVLKCTPAEEPANNQHQTKSGKDEEEEVNNNKSPTTTGQQVTTHSGVKRPLPVEESPSSSSSPQGKRQRLDPCAQHPDKSHWSLAQRHQVWAGRRKVRRDLLKKSEESAEPEGSCSSIESRVTQCIIEKEADPRDLLEFRVDAAVVGGGESTKAVLKFSSTNDLTGHFQDFFHFLESFLPKMVDTLLAKLQ from the exons ATGGATGGACTCAAGATTCGAGTGAAGCCCAGGGAGCGGAAGGATTTCGCGCTGGCCAGCAAGGAGAAACATGACACCAAGAGACCGCACATCAGCCTGGAGAAGCTCAACTACGAAATATGTCAAGCTGCATCT gTCAATGAGCAGATGCTGAAAGTGGTTGAGAGTTTCCAGCTGAGTGAAAATGACCAGAAAGCCAGAGAGCTCCTGGTTCAGCTGCTGCAGGAAGTCTTCACAGAGTTCCTGCCAG ATTGCCAGATCGTACCTTTTGGCTCCTCTGTGAACACGTTTGGCGTCCATTCATGTGACCTTGATCTTGTTTTGGACCTGGAACACACCAAAGCCGTCCAAACACAAGGAAAGAAATCTGAGCAG ACAGGAGAAAATCAGTCTGAGGACGGTCGTTCAGAAGACTCCATGCTCTCAGACATTGACCTAGCCACGGCGTCCCCAGCCGAAGTGCTGGAACTGGTCACGGCCATTCTGCTGAAGTGTGTGCCAGGGGTTCACAAAGTCCAGTCACTGAGCACTGCTCGGCTTCCAGTGGTTAAGTTCAGTTACCGGGAGCTCAGTCTACAGGGGGATATCACCATCAACAACAG ACTGGCGGTCAGAAACACCCGATTCCTGCAGCTTGTTTCTGGGCTGGACTCTAGAGTGCGACCTCTGGTCTACACAGTGCGATTCTGGGCCAAACAGAAACAGCTAGCAG GGAATCCATTTGGCGGTGGGCCATTGTTGAACAACTATGCACTGACCCTATTGGTCATATTCTACCTGCAGAATGTAAACCCACCTGTACTGCCCTCTGTGGAGCAACTGAAGAACCTCGCAT GTGAGGAGGAGCAGTGTGTTATTGATGGTTGGGACTGCAGCTTTCCCAGTCTGCCGCTCCGCGTCCCAACAAGTAAAAACACAGAGGATCTCT GCGCTTTGCTTTTTGGTTTCTTTACCTTCTACTCCAAGTTTGACTTCCCTGGGTCAGTGGTCTCGCTGAGAGAGGGTCGTGCCCTGCCCATCACAGACTTTCTTGGTAGAGACGAGGCAATGACAGACACTCCTGAGGGCTCTGaccaaaaacagaaacaaattaCCGGTCCCAAACTGGGCCCTGTAAACATCCTGGACCCGTTCGACCTTCACCACAACGTGGCAGGGAACGTGAGTGAACGGACACACAGAAACTTCCACAGGGAGTGCTGCGAGGCTGAGAAGTACTGCCGCAGCCAGCAGTATCACCACAAGTCTGCCAAGGGCAAGTCTTGGGGCTTGGTACGGTTGTTTGCCCCTCATGATGGTGGTTCTCAGTCAAAGGATGGTAAGGAAAAGACCCTTGACATCAGCATCCCATTCCGTGCCTCGATTCTATCTGAATCCTTGCGCAAGGAACTGGGCTCAGCCGGGGATGCCTTCCGGCTCCATTGGTTCGGGAAGCTGTGCACCGCTGTGGAGACTGTGTTTAAAGACGTTCTGAAATGTACACCAGCGGAAGAACCTGCCAACAACCAGCATCAAACCAAATCTGgaaaagatgaagaagaagaagtgaaCAATAACAAGAGTCCTACAACTACAGGACAACAAGTGACAACCCACTCTGGTGTAAAGCGACCCTTGCCCGTTGAGGAAAGtccatcctcctcttcctcaccaCAGGGAAAGAGGCAAAGGCTGGACCCTTGTGCCCAGCACCCAGACAAATCTCACTGGAGCTTGGCTCAAAGACACCAGGTGTGGGCCGGCCGAAGGAAGGTCCGGAGGGATTTGCTGAAAAAGAGTGAAGAGTCCGCTGAGCCAGAAGGGAGCTGCAGCAGCATCGAAAGCAGGGTGACACAGTGCATCATAGAGAAAGAGGCGGATCCCAGGGACCTGCTGGAGTTCAGGGTGGACGCTGCAGTGGTGGGTGGGGGAGAAAGCACGAAGGCGGTGCTCAAGTTCAGTTCAACAAATGACCTCACGGGGCATTTCCAAGACTTTTTCCACTTCCTTGAATCTTTTCTGCCTAAAATGGTGGACACGTTGCTAGCGAAGCTACaatga